The following are encoded together in the Streptomyces tsukubensis genome:
- the ctaD gene encoding aa3-type cytochrome oxidase subunit I: protein MSILNEPQGAAATDHSSVNEVPVRRKQPGNAVVKWLTTTDHKTIGTLYLVTSFAFFCIGGILALFMRAELARPGTQIMSNEQFNQAFTMHGTIMLLMFATPLFSGFANWIMPLQIGAPDVAFPRLNMFAYWLYLFGSLIAVGGFLTPDGAADFGWFAYSPLSDAVRSPGIGADMWIMGLALSGFGTILGSVNFITTIICMRAPGMTMFRMPIFVWNVLLTGVLVLLAFPVLAAALLALEADRKFGAQVFSAENGGALLWQHLFWFFGHPEVYIIALPFFGIISEVIPVFSRKPMFGYIGLIGATIAIAGLSVTVWAHHMYVTGGVLLPFFSFMTFLIAVPTGVKFFNWIGTMWKGSLSFETPMLWSVGFLITFAFGGLTGVILAAPPLDFHVSDSYFVVAHFHYVIFGTVVFAMFAGFHFWWPKFTGKMLDERLGKITFWTLFVGFHGTFLVQHWLGAEGMPRRYADYLAADGFTALNTISTISSFLLGLSILPFFYNVWKTAKYGKKIEVDDPWGYGRSLEWATSCPPPRHNFTSLPRIRSESPAFDLHHPEIAALDQLQNAGHGGSTADAALVGGKEAGK from the coding sequence GTGAGCATCCTCAATGAACCCCAGGGTGCTGCCGCGACTGACCACTCGTCCGTGAACGAGGTGCCGGTCAGGCGCAAGCAGCCCGGCAACGCCGTGGTGAAGTGGCTGACCACCACCGACCACAAGACGATCGGCACGCTGTATCTGGTCACGTCGTTCGCGTTCTTCTGTATCGGTGGCATCCTGGCGCTCTTCATGCGCGCCGAGCTGGCCCGCCCCGGCACGCAGATAATGTCGAATGAGCAGTTCAACCAGGCGTTCACGATGCACGGCACGATCATGCTGCTGATGTTCGCGACGCCGCTCTTCTCCGGTTTCGCGAACTGGATCATGCCGCTCCAGATCGGCGCGCCCGACGTGGCGTTCCCGCGGCTGAACATGTTCGCCTACTGGCTGTACCTCTTCGGCTCGCTCATCGCCGTGGGTGGCTTCCTCACCCCCGACGGCGCGGCCGACTTCGGCTGGTTCGCCTACTCCCCGCTGTCGGACGCCGTCCGCTCGCCGGGTATCGGCGCCGACATGTGGATCATGGGTCTCGCCCTTTCGGGATTCGGCACGATCCTCGGTTCCGTCAACTTCATCACCACGATCATCTGCATGCGCGCACCCGGAATGACGATGTTCCGCATGCCGATCTTCGTGTGGAACGTGCTGCTCACCGGTGTGCTGGTCCTGCTGGCCTTCCCCGTGCTCGCCGCCGCGCTGCTCGCTCTTGAGGCGGACCGTAAATTCGGGGCTCAAGTGTTCAGCGCCGAAAACGGCGGAGCATTGCTCTGGCAACACCTCTTCTGGTTCTTCGGACATCCAGAGGTGTACATCATCGCGCTGCCATTCTTCGGAATCATTTCCGAGGTAATTCCGGTCTTCTCACGGAAGCCGATGTTCGGTTACATCGGCCTCATCGGCGCGACGATCGCCATCGCCGGTCTTTCCGTGACGGTCTGGGCGCACCACATGTACGTGACAGGCGGCGTGCTTCTGCCGTTCTTCTCGTTCATGACCTTCCTCATCGCGGTACCGACCGGTGTGAAGTTCTTCAACTGGATCGGGACGATGTGGAAGGGGTCTCTATCCTTCGAGACCCCGATGCTCTGGTCGGTGGGCTTCCTGATCACCTTCGCCTTCGGTGGTCTGACCGGTGTCATCCTGGCGGCCCCGCCGCTCGACTTCCACGTCTCCGACTCGTACTTCGTCGTCGCCCACTTCCACTACGTCATCTTCGGCACGGTGGTCTTCGCGATGTTCGCCGGATTCCACTTCTGGTGGCCGAAGTTCACCGGCAAGATGCTGGACGAGCGGCTCGGCAAGATCACGTTCTGGACGCTGTTCGTGGGCTTCCACGGCACGTTCCTCGTGCAGCACTGGCTGGGCGCCGAGGGTATGCCCCGCCGTTACGCGGACTACCTGGCAGCCGACGGTTTCACCGCGCTGAACACGATCTCTACGATCAGTTCGTTCCTGCTCGGTCTGTCGATCCTGCCGTTCTTCTACAACGTGTGGAAGACCGCCAAGTACGGCAAGAAGATCGAGGTCGACGACCCGTGGGGCTACGGCCGCTCCCTGGAGTGGGCCACGTCCTGCCCGCCGCCGCGCCACAACTTCACCTCGCTGCCGCGGATCCGTTCCGAATCCCCGGCGTTCGACCTGCACCACCCGGAGATCGCCGCCCTCGACCAGCTGCAGAACGCCGGTCACGGAGGCTCCACCGCTGACGCCGCTCTCGTGGGCGGCAAGGAGGCCGGCAAGTGA
- the ctaC gene encoding aa3-type cytochrome oxidase subunit II: MSPNGSDRSSRRPMRRKLPQVLTAGLILATATGCSYKDFPRLGMPTPVTEEAPRILSLWQGSWAAALATGVLVWGLILWSVIFHRRSRTKIEVPPQTRYNMPIEALYTVVPLIIVSVLFYFTARDETKLLHLDKKPTHTVNVVGFQWSWGFNYIENVDGDASTGNAKSSSDLKAIPDRFADQFPAGAEGVYTVGTPGERNPQTNNPGPTLWLPKGEKVRFILTSRDVIHSFWVVPFLMKQDVIPGHTNAFEVTPNKEGTFLGKCAELCGVDHSRMLFNVKVVSPERYQQHLKELAEKGQTGYIPAGIKQTDPAKNRETNNL; encoded by the coding sequence GTGAGTCCCAACGGCTCCGACCGCTCGTCGCGGCGCCCGATGCGGCGGAAGCTGCCGCAGGTGCTGACTGCGGGCCTGATCCTGGCGACCGCCACCGGTTGCTCATACAAGGACTTCCCCCGCCTTGGTATGCCCACCCCGGTAACGGAAGAGGCCCCACGGATCCTCTCCCTCTGGCAGGGCTCGTGGGCGGCTGCGCTCGCCACGGGTGTCCTCGTCTGGGGTCTGATCCTGTGGAGCGTCATCTTCCACCGGCGAAGCCGCACCAAGATCGAGGTTCCTCCGCAGACCCGGTACAACATGCCCATCGAGGCGCTGTACACCGTGGTCCCGCTCATCATCGTCTCGGTGCTCTTCTACTTCACCGCTCGCGATGAGACGAAGCTCCTCCATCTCGACAAGAAGCCCACGCACACGGTGAACGTGGTCGGCTTCCAGTGGAGCTGGGGCTTCAACTACATCGAGAACGTCGACGGTGACGCCTCGACCGGAAACGCCAAGTCGTCCTCGGACCTCAAGGCCATCCCGGACAGGTTCGCCGACCAGTTCCCGGCCGGCGCGGAAGGTGTCTACACCGTCGGCACCCCCGGTGAGCGGAACCCCCAGACCAATAACCCCGGACCGACCCTCTGGCTCCCCAAGGGCGAGAAGGTCCGCTTCATCCTGACCTCGCGTGACGTCATCCACTCCTTCTGGGTGGTGCCGTTCCTCATGAAGCAGGACGTCATTCCGGGCCACACCAACGCCTTCGAGGTGACCCCCAACAAGGAGGGCACCTTCCTGGGCAAGTGCGCCGAACTCTGCGGCGTCGACCATTCACGGATGCTGTTCAACGTGAAGGTCGTCTCTCCCGAGCGTTACCAGCAGCACCTCAAGGAGCTCGCGGAGAAGGGCCAGACCGGTTACATCCCGGCCGGTATCAAGCAGACGGACCCCGCCAAGAACCGGGAGACGAACAACCTGTGA
- a CDS encoding cysteine desulfurase/sulfurtransferase TusA family protein encodes MSYFDAASSAPLHPVARQALHASLDEGWADPARLYREGRRAAMLLDAARETAAEAVGCRPDELVFTSSGTRAVHSAIGGALAGRRRVGGHLVVSAVEHSSVLHSAAAHERGGGSLTEVPVLRTGAVDPEVYAAALREDTALACLQSANHEVGTEQPVAEVADACRAAGVPLLVDAAQSLLHGAVGGGWSLLAASAHKWGGPAGVGLLAVRKGVRFAPQGPADERESGRAAGFENIPAIVAAAASLRAARAEAAVRAARLRGLTDRIRTRVAELVPDCEVVGDPTRRLPHLVTFSCLYADGESLLHALDRAGFSVSSGSSCTSSTLTPSHVLRAMGVLSEGNVRVSLPLDTADEEVERFLDVLPGVVAGVRSELLGGEGAEALGVGSAAGGTKGGGMAGGGGGQSAALGTKGDGSTGGAKGDGTADGTKDSGTVDGTKGGRSAGGSAAAVQVGASAAVGPASLVVDALGKKCPLPVIELAKVIGDVPVGATVTVLADDEAARLDIPAWCEMRGQEYAGERVLDRGSAYTVRRTG; translated from the coding sequence GTGTCCTACTTCGACGCGGCGTCGTCCGCCCCGCTGCATCCCGTGGCCCGTCAGGCCCTGCACGCCTCCCTTGACGAGGGCTGGGCCGATCCCGCCCGTCTCTACCGGGAAGGACGGCGCGCCGCGATGCTTCTCGACGCCGCGCGCGAGACCGCCGCGGAGGCGGTCGGCTGCCGCCCGGACGAACTGGTTTTCACCTCGTCCGGTACGCGCGCGGTCCACTCGGCAATTGGTGGAGCACTCGCGGGGCGTCGGCGTGTCGGGGGCCACCTCGTGGTCTCCGCGGTCGAACACTCCTCCGTACTCCATTCGGCGGCGGCCCATGAGCGGGGCGGCGGGTCGCTGACCGAGGTGCCGGTCCTGCGCACCGGCGCGGTCGACCCCGAGGTGTACGCGGCCGCCCTGCGCGAGGACACCGCGCTGGCCTGTCTCCAGTCGGCCAACCACGAGGTCGGCACGGAGCAGCCGGTGGCGGAGGTGGCGGACGCCTGCCGCGCGGCGGGCGTCCCTCTGCTGGTGGACGCGGCGCAGTCGCTGCTTCACGGGGCCGTCGGTGGCGGGTGGTCGCTGCTCGCCGCCAGCGCCCACAAGTGGGGCGGTCCCGCGGGGGTGGGGCTGCTCGCCGTACGCAAGGGCGTCAGGTTCGCGCCGCAAGGTCCGGCCGACGAGCGGGAGTCGGGGCGCGCGGCCGGCTTCGAGAACATCCCCGCGATCGTGGCGGCGGCGGCCTCACTGCGCGCCGCGCGGGCCGAGGCGGCGGTGCGGGCGGCCCGGCTGCGGGGGCTCACCGACCGGATCAGGACCCGGGTGGCCGAGCTGGTGCCCGACTGCGAGGTGGTCGGGGATCCGACCCGCAGGCTGCCGCACCTCGTGACCTTCTCGTGTCTCTACGCGGACGGGGAGAGCCTGCTGCACGCCCTCGACCGGGCCGGCTTCTCCGTCTCCTCGGGCTCCTCGTGCACCAGCTCGACCCTGACACCCAGCCATGTGCTGAGGGCGATGGGGGTGCTCAGCGAGGGCAACGTACGGGTGTCGCTGCCGCTGGATACGGCGGACGAGGAGGTCGAGCGATTCCTCGACGTGTTGCCCGGGGTGGTCGCGGGGGTGCGGTCCGAGCTGCTGGGCGGGGAGGGGGCCGAGGCTCTGGGCGTCGGGAGCGCGGCCGGTGGCACCAAGGGCGGGGGCATGGCCGGTGGCGGCGGAGGCCAGAGCGCGGCCCTTGGTACCAAGGGCGACGGCTCGACCGGTGGTGCCAAGGGCGACGGCACGGCCGATGGCACCAAGGACAGCGGCACCGTCGATGGCACCAAGGGCGGCCGCTCGGCCGGTGGCTCCGCCGCCGCGGTCCAGGTCGGCGCCTCCGCCGCCGTGGGCCCGGCCTCCCTTGTCGTCGACGCGCTCGGCAAGAAGTGTCCGCTGCCCGTCATCGAGCTGGCGAAGGTCATCGGCGACGTACCGGTGGGCGCGACGGTGACGGTGCTCGCCGACGACGAGGCGGCCAGGCTGGACATCCCCGCGTGGTGCGAGATGCGGGGCCAGGAGTACGCGGGCGAGCGGGTGCTGGACCGAGGATCGGCCTACACCGTGCGCAGGACGGGCTGA
- a CDS encoding carbohydrate kinase family protein — MRIAVSGSIATDHLMTFPGRFADQLVADQLHTVSLSFLVDNLDVRRGGVAANICFGMGQLGARPILVGAAGSDFDEYRGWLERHGVDTASVHISEVLHTARFVCTTDADHNQIGSFYTGAMSEARLIEIEAVAARSGRLDLVLIGADDPEAMLRHTEECRARQIPFAADFSQQIARMDGEEIRTLLDGAAYLFSNEYEKGLIESKTGWSDAEILAKVGHRVTTLGAQGVRIERTGDEPIVVRTAEEEAKADPTGVGDAFRAGFLSGLAWGVGLERAAQVGCMLATLVIETVGTQEYQLHRARFMDRFTKAYGHEAAAQIQGHLG, encoded by the coding sequence GTGCGTATCGCAGTCTCAGGCTCCATCGCCACCGACCACCTCATGACCTTCCCCGGCAGGTTCGCGGACCAGTTGGTCGCCGACCAGCTCCACACGGTCTCCCTCTCCTTCCTCGTGGACAACCTCGACGTCCGCAGGGGCGGCGTGGCGGCCAACATCTGCTTCGGCATGGGCCAGCTCGGCGCGCGGCCGATCCTGGTGGGCGCGGCCGGATCCGACTTCGACGAGTACCGGGGCTGGCTGGAGCGGCACGGCGTGGACACCGCGTCCGTCCATATCTCCGAGGTCCTGCACACGGCCCGCTTCGTCTGTACCACCGACGCCGACCACAACCAGATCGGCTCCTTCTACACGGGTGCGATGAGTGAGGCCCGCCTCATCGAGATCGAGGCGGTGGCCGCCAGGTCGGGCCGCCTCGACCTGGTCCTGATCGGCGCGGACGACCCGGAGGCCATGCTCAGGCACACCGAGGAGTGCCGCGCCAGGCAGATCCCCTTCGCCGCGGACTTCTCCCAGCAGATCGCCAGGATGGACGGCGAGGAGATCCGCACCCTCCTCGACGGCGCCGCCTACCTCTTCTCCAACGAGTACGAGAAGGGGCTCATCGAGTCCAAGACCGGCTGGAGCGACGCGGAGATCCTCGCCAAGGTCGGCCACCGCGTCACGACCCTCGGCGCGCAGGGTGTACGGATCGAGCGGACCGGCGACGAGCCGATCGTCGTCCGCACGGCGGAGGAGGAGGCCAAGGCCGACCCGACCGGCGTCGGCGACGCCTTCCGCGCGGGCTTCCTCTCCGGGCTCGCCTGGGGCGTCGGCCTTGAGCGCGCCGCGCAGGTGGGCTGCATGCTGGCCACCCTGGTCATCGAGACCGTCGGCACCCAGGAGTACCAGCTGCACCGCGCGCGCTTCATGGACCGCTTCACCAAGGCGTACGGCCACGAGGCCGCCGCGCAGATCCAGGGCCACCTCGGCTGA
- a CDS encoding HesB/IscA family protein — translation MSVSDETTTVSDGILLSDAAASKVQALLEQEGREDLALRVAVQPGGCSGLRYQLFFDERSLDGDVVKEFGSVKVVTDRMSAPYLGGASIDFVDTIEKQGFTIDNPNATGSCACGDSFS, via the coding sequence ATGTCCGTATCGGACGAGACCACCACCGTGAGCGACGGCATCCTCCTGTCCGACGCCGCCGCGTCCAAGGTTCAGGCCCTGCTGGAGCAGGAGGGCCGCGAGGACCTGGCGCTGCGCGTAGCCGTTCAGCCCGGCGGCTGCTCCGGCCTGCGTTACCAGCTCTTCTTCGACGAACGCTCCCTCGACGGCGATGTCGTCAAGGAGTTCGGCAGCGTCAAGGTCGTCACCGACCGGATGAGCGCTCCGTACCTGGGCGGCGCCTCCATCGACTTCGTCGACACCATCGAGAAGCAGGGCTTCACGATCGACAACCCGAACGCCACGGGCTCCTGCGCCTGCGGCGACTCGTTCAGCTGA
- the nadA gene encoding quinolinate synthase NadA, translated as MRDVTTAPTPVDLDVQPTPLALLLLGREADPRSERGVECPGDLPAPSDPDLVARARAAKERLGDRVFVLGHHYQRDEVIQFADVTGDSFKLARDAANRPDAEFIVFCGVHFMAESADILTSDDQAVVLPDLAAGCSMADMATAEQVAECWDVLTEAGVADAVVPVSYMNSSADIKAFTGRHGGTICTSSNAERALNWAFQQGEKVLFLPDQHLGRNTAVRDLGMSLEDCVLYNPHKPNGGLTVEQLRDAKMILWRGHCSVHGRFSPESVEDVRARIPGVRVLVHPECKYEVVEAADEVGSTEYIIKALDAAPAGSKWAIGTELNLVRRVAAAHPDKEIVFLDKTVCFCSTMNRIDLPHLVWTLESLADGKLVNRIDVDSETEKFAKQALEQMLALP; from the coding sequence GTGCGTGACGTGACCACCGCCCCAACCCCCGTTGACCTCGATGTACAACCCACCCCGCTCGCCCTGCTGCTGCTCGGCCGCGAGGCGGACCCGCGCAGCGAGCGCGGCGTCGAATGCCCGGGAGACCTCCCCGCGCCCTCCGACCCCGACCTGGTGGCGCGCGCCCGCGCGGCCAAGGAGAGGCTCGGGGACCGGGTCTTCGTCCTCGGTCACCACTATCAGCGGGACGAGGTCATCCAGTTCGCGGACGTCACAGGTGACTCCTTCAAACTCGCGCGGGACGCGGCGAACCGGCCCGACGCGGAGTTCATCGTCTTCTGCGGCGTGCACTTCATGGCGGAGTCCGCCGACATCCTCACCAGCGACGACCAGGCGGTCGTCCTGCCCGACCTCGCGGCGGGCTGCTCGATGGCCGACATGGCCACGGCGGAACAGGTCGCCGAGTGCTGGGACGTCCTGACGGAGGCAGGTGTCGCGGACGCGGTCGTCCCCGTCTCATACATGAACTCCTCGGCCGACATCAAGGCGTTCACCGGCAGGCACGGCGGCACGATCTGCACCTCGTCCAATGCCGAACGCGCCCTCAACTGGGCGTTCCAGCAGGGCGAGAAGGTGCTCTTCCTGCCCGACCAGCACCTCGGCCGCAACACCGCCGTACGGGACCTGGGCATGTCCCTGGAGGACTGTGTCCTCTACAACCCGCACAAGCCGAACGGCGGGCTCACCGTCGAGCAGTTGCGGGACGCGAAGATGATCCTGTGGCGCGGCCACTGCTCGGTGCACGGCCGCTTCTCGCCGGAGTCGGTGGAGGACGTACGGGCGCGCATCCCCGGCGTGCGGGTCCTCGTGCACCCCGAGTGCAAGTACGAGGTGGTCGAGGCGGCGGACGAGGTGGGCTCCACGGAGTACATCATCAAGGCGCTGGACGCGGCCCCGGCCGGCTCCAAGTGGGCGATCGGCACCGAGCTGAACCTGGTGCGGAGGGTGGCCGCCGCCCACCCGGACAAGGAGATCGTCTTCCTCGACAAGACGGTCTGCTTCTGCTCGACCATGAACCGGATCGATCTGCCGCACCTGGTGTGGACCCTGGAGTCCCTGGCCGACGGCAAGCTGGTCAACCGCATCGACGTCGACAGCGAGACCGAGAAGTTCGCCAAGCAGGCCCTTGAGCAGATGCTGGCGCTGCCGTAG